A window from Temnothorax longispinosus isolate EJ_2023e chromosome 1, Tlon_JGU_v1, whole genome shotgun sequence encodes these proteins:
- the LOC139823280 gene encoding juvenile hormone esterase-like: MDNSRVEICVHEGKLIGIVEKGVYGDYYTAFRGIPYAKPPIGELRFKDPVPAEPWSGGRDASKHGNIAVQLNDFTREIEGDEDCLYLNVYTTKIESSKKRTVMVWIHGGVFCWGSGDALFYGPDYIVQKDVVLVTLNYRLGVLGFLNLYNKVATGNQGLKDIIMALQWVQKNISKFGGDPENVTIFGESAGGALVHYLTLSPLAKGLFHKAISQSGVIRCPWAFTEQQLHLEKGFRLAEKLGKATADPKVAYEFLKTIDAKKLIETERKCLLTESELLQFSMIFTPSLDHESSNPVFPEEDPETFMCREVKVPFLLGFTSCEGSFIVCSGIFGHISKEDLETINSDFKKAILPRCLATLSKISITIEELKSLYFGDKAVSEETVMNYVDFISDEFFCRGVMEVVDIQTKLNNNDNKTTYLYQFSYESENNPFRKIFKVQTPGVTHTEELAYLFHPYIMKDLGLSPPAVDSEDYKMINCLTQMWTDFAKTGDPTPATNLWLSVTDSQSGKYNYLNIDTNSQIKVFRKGEERWDWEKKKNKLRH; this comes from the exons ATGGACAACAGCAGAGTCGAAATATGCGTGCACGAAGGAAAGTTAATTGGTATTGTAGAAAAAGGTGTTTACGGTGACTACTATACCGCCTTTCGAGGAATACCATATGCGAAACCGCCAATTGGAGAACTTAGATTCAAA GATCCGGTACCAGCGGAACCATGGTCCGGTGGTAGAGACGCCTCAAAGCACGGAAATATCGCTGTTCAATTGAATGATTTCACACGCGAAATTGAGGGCGATGAAGATTGTCtctatttaaatgtatacacaACAAAAATTGAATCCTCGAAAAAACGTACTGTTATGGTATGGATACACGGCGGTGTCTTTTGTTGGGGTTCCGGTGATGCACTCTTTTATGGCCCCGATTACATCGTGCAAAAAGACGTAGTTTTGGTTACCTTGAATTATAGACTAGGCGTTCTAG GTTTCCTAAACCTTTACAACAAAGTGGCAACGGGTAATCAAGGTCTGAAAGATATAATCATGGCGTTACAATGGGtccagaaaaatatatcaaaattcggtGGAGACCCAGAAAATGTCACTATCTTCGGTGAAAGTGCTGGTGGAGCCCTCGTACATTATCTCACTCTGTCACCATTAGCCAAag GTTTATTTCATAAAGCGATATCGCAAAGCGGCGTCATAAGGTGTCCTTGGGCTTTTACCGAACAACAACTACATTTGGAAAAAGGTTTTCGGCTCGCCGAGAAACTTGGAAAAGCGACCGCAGATCCGAAAGTCGCTTACGAGTTCCTCAAAACAATCGATGCGAAAAAGCTTATAGAAACTGAACGGAAGTGTCTCTTGACGGAATCA GAGCTATTACAATTTAGCATGATATTTACACCCTCTTTGGATCACGAATCATCGAATCCAGTTTTCCCAGAGGAAGATCCAGAGACGTTTATGTGCCGCGAGGTTAAAGTACCATTTCTTTTAGGTTTTACCAGTTGCGAGGGATCTTTTATTGTATGCAGTGGCATTTTCGGAC acaTAAGCAAAGAGGATCTGGAAACAATCAATTCCGATTTCAAGAAAGCTATATTGCCCAGATGTTTAGCtacattatcaaaaatatcaatcacaatcgaagaattgaaatctttatattttggtGACAAAGCAGTGTCAGAGGAAACTGTAATGAATTACGTTGATTTTATCAGCGACGAATTCTTCTGTCGTGGCGTAATGGAAGTGGTGGATATTCAgacaaaattgaataataatgataacaaAACAACGTATCTGTATCAATTTTCATACGAGAGTGAAAATAATCcctttagaaaaatatttaaagttcaGACCCCAg gtGTGACTCATACCGAGGAATTGGCGTACTTATTTCATCCTTATATAATGAAAGATTTGGGCTTGTCACCACCTGCAGTTGATTCGGAAGACTATAAGATGATAAATTGTTTAACGCAAATGTGGACAGATTTTGCTAAAACAGG GGATCCAACGCCTGCTACAAATTTGTGGTTGTCAGTGACCGATTCACAAAGCGGAAAATACAATTATCTGAATATCGATACAAACTCGCAAATAAAGGTCTTCCGTAAAGGAGAAGAAAGATGGGATtgggaaaagaagaaaaataagttacggcactaa
- the LOC139823221 gene encoding LOW QUALITY PROTEIN: uncharacterized protein (The sequence of the model RefSeq protein was modified relative to this genomic sequence to represent the inferred CDS: inserted 2 bases in 1 codon; deleted 1 base in 1 codon) — protein sequence MDCEIPRGLEMSYLQAIQKIPGDTAGEKWRWIGRLILHQDSEDLGQLPPELQPILRVEIAVKKKRHEEITSALKHEDLTIINRAFKAFWFFDGSHKEIIDVAYFCERLFPYVAINTRTRIVFTLAHRLSGKDPVFAQQMFTAVASXIFHKNPDLVVRFLKLLNPGLTNTTYRKRLAIGINNYEHFLPKLIKRRIEAFVELYEIYQPSIVLSNTCAEIFLKKAKQHLIEKPFIYIRILPPQKINQYLMESIFPSLLPDDMCDFSTNTMLDYLKYYPHDKKYELLRTSYETKYNANFLETENVTPDLLRFLPAEERIKQARIKIGKMVCAIPGHYKTAWICYLSANEAIPVIKETINKTADENHRLDLIMQMMYACKINEDDDALSDTLTYVLNRHKNENYHVLKTILSHLFVKYDIPHLNRKQGSLVLEIVKLFYIKNDSIPTEILKALVLFKCIHNMPIEDLLDITLERYKDWTKFNMITEYPQYEKQCLITFANLIQKKYLQDFLPKQEMFCRFVVATYDFNDRCKRSRIEIKKMTIRDYPWLIDVIRAISLLNYTDDFWDAIRVLKLNEPELFGSWSIREPCSRNDQPRSRNSFDIAKVKSGAALALLKRDLRKIQFDWFNYLSACKAACYHKQVQRFIRAIRWYKDLPIKFAKCCMDDVHEKCKSKISRSMAILAILLHGDVVTKLIDPLTPTETTIDISHSDNARDKYKLVRGLSLSMRLSNPPVALDLVVRLCTGDYLSIALMTLTNVSRRTYLPKVISIAQKLTSMRVSVRKHGIRLMYLIASMRELMDFYQKTWTTENHYSIRQILFEAAQKLFLTDPKPETWSLYCQTMSTLNLEDERFFSEMKLFPDIPEEYVMKYLDLWLKTIDHFQEMGLDVEKINKYTVEYLAMFKLTEIFGNVSNLLSEEFVENILQRYLFHVNTYVSEKARYILLLYISPRHMDKHAARSKIFIDVLRKISFVNDENVPQSLKNSHFCLVNKTVRSLINNYVTAYVQTCFDLDTPINSQVIDYMLMRFSSDLSPTQDASSYLRLFYAKTLQECMESSSKESFGLRIGQRLPELINIFSPLSKQLISIMTEILKNFVDYEVQFSIMEGLIEADNTYSCFMAAMMFTSASLRESFRQTAKYDQLIEKFRKMQDPTIKTVLYNHFYECYY from the exons ATGGACTGCGAGATACCTCGCGGCTTGGAGATGTCTTATCTGCAGGCAATTCAAAAGATACCGGGCGATACCGCTGGTGAGAAGTGGCGTTGGATCGGAAGATTGATTTTGCATCAGGATAGCGAGGATCTTGGGCAACTTCCGCCAGAATTGCAGCCTATACTGCGCGTGGAAATTGCCGTCAAGAAGAAGAGGCACGAGGAAATAACGTCGGCGCTCAAGCACGAGGACCTGACGATAATAAACCGGGCTTTTAAGGCCTTCTGGTTTTTTGATGGCAGCCACAAGGAGATCATCGACGTCGCGTACTTCTGTGAACGTCTCTTTCCTTACGTTGCCATAAATACGAGGACGCGTATCGTGTTTACACTCGCACATCGATTGTCCGGCAAGGATCCGGTTTTCGCACAGCAAATGTTCACGGCAGTGGCATC GATCTTTCACAAAAATCCGGATTTGGTAGTGCGTTTTCTCAAATTATTGAATCCCGGACTTACAAATACGACTTATCGCAAGCGTTTGGCGATCGGCATCAATAATTACGAGCATTTCTTgcctaaattaataaagagacGAATAGAAGCTTTCGTGGAACTCTACGAGATTTATCAACCGAGTATTGTTTTGAGCAACACGTGTGccgaaatatttctgaaaaaagcCAAGCAACACCTGATAGAAAAGCCATTTATATACATCCGCATCTTACCACCCCAAAAAATCAATCAGTATTTGATGGAAAGCATATTTCCGAGTTTGTTGCCTGATGACATGTGCGACTTCTCGACAAATACTATGCTCGATTACTTGAAATATTATCCACATGATAAGAAATACGAGCTGCTACGTACATCGTATGAGACTAAATACAATGCTAATTTTCTCGAGACGGAGAATGTGACGCCAGATTTATTACGATTCTTACCTGCCGAGGAACGGATCAAACAAGCTAGAATTAAAATCGGGAAGATGGTTTGTGCGATTCCGGGACATTACAAGACAGCTTGGATTTGTTATTTATCTGCTAACGAAGCGATACCAGTTATCAaggaaacaataaataaaactgcaGATGAAAACCATAGGcttgatttaattatgcaaatgatGTATGCTTGTAAGATTAATGAGGATGACGATGCGTTGTCCGATACCTTAACATACGTCTTAAATagacataaaaatgaaaactaTCATGTACTTAAAACCATTTTAAGTcatctttttgtaaaatatgatataccTCATTTAAACAGAAAGCAGGGCTCTCTTGTATTggaaattgttaaattgttttatataaaaaatgattccATACCGACAGAGATACTCAAGGCTCTAgtactttttaaatgtatacataatatgCCAATTGAGGATCTGCTCGATATAACGCTAGAACGTTATAAAGACTGGACAAAGTTCAACATGATCACAGAATATCCACAATATGAGAAACAATGCCTTATAACTTTCGCAAATCTCATTcaaaaaaagtatttgcaaGATTTCCTACCAAAACAAGAGATGTTTTGCCGATTTGTCGTAGCAACGTACGATTTCAACGATAGATGTAAACGTTCGCGcatcgagataaaaaaaatgacaattagAGATTATCCTTGGCTAATAGACGTTATTCGGGCTATTTCCCTGCTTAATTACACTGATGACTTTTGGGATgcgatacgcgtattaaagtTGAATGAACCAGAATTATTTGGCAGTTGGTCAATTCGTGAACCATGTTCACGAAATGACCAACCACGTTCACGAAATTCATTTGATATCGCGAAAGTAAAATCAGGCGCGGCGCTTGCTCTATTAAAACGAGACTTACGAAAGATACAGTTTGATTGGTTCAATTACTTATCAGCTTGCAAGGCGGCCTGTTATCACAAACAGGTGCAACGCTTCATCAGGGCCATACGTTGGTATAAAGACCTACCTATTAAATTTGCTAAATGTTGCATGGATGATgtacacgaaaagtgtaaaagtaaaatatcgcGTAGCATGGCTATTCTGGCCATTCTACTTCACGGTGATGTAGTGACAAAACTAATCGACCCTCTCACACCTACAGAAACAACGATAGATATTAGTCATTCGGATAATGCGAGGGATAAATACAAACTCGTGCGAGGTTTATCGTTGAGCATGAGACTTTCTAATCCGCCTGTGGCTCTCGATCTTGTCGTTAGATTATGCACAGGAGATTACTTGTCAATAGCTTTGATGACACTAACGAATGTAAGTAGGCGGACTTATTTGCCCAAAGTGATATCAATCGCGCAAAAGTTGACGAGTATGCGCGTAAGCGTGCGAAAGCATGGGATTAGGCTAATGTACTTGATAGCTTCCATGCGCGAGCTTATGGATTTCTACCAGAAAACGTGGACGACCGAGAACCATTATTCAATACgacaaattttattcgaaGCGGCCCAGAAATTGTTCCTTACAGACCCAAAACCCGAAACTTGGTCCCTATATTGTCAAACTATGTCAACGTTGAATCTCGAAGATGAAAGGTTCTTTTCGGAAATGAAGCTGTTTCCT GACATCCCCGAAGAATATGTCATGAAATATCTTGATCTATGGCTCAAAACGATAGATCATTTTCAAGAAATGGGATTAGATGTCGAGaagataaacaaatatacTGTTGAATATTTGGCAATGTTTAAATTAACCGAAATATTTGGCAATGTTTCTAACCTTCTGTCCGAAGAATTTGTCGAGAATATACTTCAAAGATATTTGTTCCACGTTAATACTTATGTATCTGAAAAAGCGAGATATATTCTGTTATTGTACATTTCCCCAAGGCATATGGACAAACACGCAGCGCGTTCTAAAATATTCATCGATGTCTTGCGCAAGATATCTTTCGTCAATGATGAGAACGTGCCTCAATCTCTTAAAAATTCACACTTCTGTCTAGTCAACAAAACTGTGCGTTCActcataaataattacgtcACTGCCTACGTTCAAACGTGCTTTGATTTGGACACGCCTATTAATTCACAAGTCATCGATTATATGCTAATGAGATTTTCATCTGACTTGTCACCTACACAGGATGCGAGCTCTTATTTGCGGTTATTCTACGcgaaaacgttgcaagaatGTATGGAATCTTCAAGCAAGGAATCCTTTGGTCTGAGAATCGGTCAACGGTTGCCCGAATTAATCAATATCTTCTCGCCGCTATCAAAGCAATTAATCTCGATCATGACCGAGATTCTCAAGAACTTCGTAGATTACGAAGTCCAGTTTAGCATCATGGAAGGCCTCATTGAGGCTGATAATACGTATTCTTGTTTTATGGCTGCGATGATGTTCACGTCCGCGTCGTTACGGGAGTCGTTCCGACAAACGGCAAAATACGATCAATTGATCGAAAAATTCCGAAAAATGCAAGACCCTACTATTAAGACTGTTTtatacaatcatttttatGAATGTTATTATTGA